One segment of Comamonas thiooxydans DNA contains the following:
- a CDS encoding winged helix-turn-helix domain-containing protein codes for MAGDIIAIGPGKIELLETINETKSIAAAAKSLGMSYRRAWLLVDGINHALNKPAVITSTGGSHGGGTELTETGHLVIALYRRIEQHALRACQADLDKLVALVHSS; via the coding sequence ATGGCCGGTGACATCATTGCCATCGGCCCTGGGAAAATCGAACTCCTGGAGACCATTAACGAAACCAAATCCATTGCTGCGGCCGCCAAATCCCTGGGCATGTCCTACCGCCGGGCCTGGTTGCTGGTCGATGGCATCAATCATGCGCTGAATAAGCCGGCGGTGATCACATCGACGGGAGGTTCTCATGGAGGTGGTACGGAGCTCACTGAAACGGGGCATCTGGTGATTGCTCTGTATAGGCGTATCGAGCAACATGCTCTTAGGGCATGTCAAGCCGATCTGGACAAGCTGGTCGCCTTGGTCCACAGCAGCTAG